Within Vigna unguiculata cultivar IT97K-499-35 chromosome 2, ASM411807v1, whole genome shotgun sequence, the genomic segment TTGATAAGAAGAAATACGAAGATTTTATACATGGGTATttccactattaaaaaaaatatttaggtccTTTCACGGATTTATTTGGGATAAattgaattaagaaaaatatagattttaacTTTCAAAGCGAGTCAAATGATAGGTTAGTGTCCAATCTATAATATATTGTgatctattataatttataatttatagtaaatatgataatgataatgataattatttcattatcaTATTTAGATATCTATCTAAATTttggtttataaaagaaagcatgTGTAGCCTGAAGCAGTGAGATCAGGAAAACGCTCAGAAAATTTCCTCAATTATCACGTGTTTCAAATGTTTTCATGCCGCCAATTTCACTCCCTCCGATGATTTCAGTATTTGACGCTTCAACGAGTTCTCGTTCTTTATAAAGGAACGCAAGACATTTGTTTTCTTCGTGCTTCAAAACTGAATTCATCGTACACTGTTCTACCAAACATGAATTGGGTTCGCGGCGACTCACTCGGCAGTGGAACCTTCGCCACCGTCAACATCGCCGTGCCGGCAAACTGTTCCACTCGCTTCCCTTCTCCCGCCGCCGTCAAATCCTCTGATTCCCTCAACGCGGGTTCGCTCGAACACGAAAAGGAGATACTCGATCGCCTTGGCTCTTCCCCTTACATCATCAACTGTTTCGGCCACGATCGCACCGTCGAGAACGGCGAGGAGTTCTACAACGTCTTCCTCGAACACGCCGCCGGAGGGTCCCTCGCCGACCAGGTCAAGAAACACGGCGGAAGCCTCCCAGAGCCTTTAGTGCGGCGATGCGCTAGGTCCATCGTGGAAGGACTCAAACATATTCACCACCACGGTTTCGTTCACTGCGACGTGAAGCTCCAGAACGTTCTCGTTTTCGACAACGGCGAGGTGAAAATCGCGGACTTCGGGCTCGCCAAGGAGAAGGGGGAGAAACAGGGGAAGTGCGAGTTCAGGGGAACGCCGTTGTTTATGTCGCCGGAATCGGTGAACGACAATGAGTACGAGCCGCCGGCGGATATCTGGGCCCTGGGATGTGCCGTCGTGGAGATGGTGACCGGAAAACCCGCGTGGGACGTTAGCAACGGGTCGAGTATTTGGTCATTGTTGATTCGGATTGGTATGGGAGAAGAATTGCCAAAGATTCCAGAAGAATTGTCGCAAGAGGGAAAGGACTTTTTGGAAAAGTGCTTTGTTAAGGATCCCAAGAACAGGTGGAGCGCTGAGATGCTTCTGAAGCACCCTTTCATCAAAGTTGACTCATTTTCATTCGAGAAAGTTCATGAGCCATTGCCGTCACCGGCGCCGTCACCAAGGACCCATTTCGATTTTCCTGACTGGACTTCCACCGCAACGGCTTCGCTCCCGTCTTCCGTGGATTCCGACGAGCGGCCCGGATGGTCGTGTTCTCCGGAGAGTCGTCTCCGGCGGCTTGTCACCGATAAGAGACCGGAGAATTGGTCAGAATCGGATGGCTGGATCAGTGTTAGGTGAAGTTCTTGGAAGTGTTGCTGGTTCTGTGTTTACAAACAAAAACCATCACATTCGTTCATTCTTTTTAATTCATTAGTTTGTGAATTAAGCAGGCACATGATACCATTACTTTCGTCACCTTTGGCAAAatgtacatatataattttgttctgAACTCCTTCAAGTCGATTTTGGATCGTTATGAATGATACATTTTTCATTAGATGATAATCTAAAAgtgcaaatatataaataaataaacatttgcattaaaatatttaatacccataataaaaatcaattgaatGTCGCAaacttatttaaacaaaaataatttgattttctcAAAATTGTAGATTCATGAATTTTGATTCACgtaaatttaattctttaactTCAACAATCATAAGGTACCCATATAAACCAACTAGGAGCACTACACCAACATGTTTAAAAACCATTATTTAGAGATTCACCTCCTAGGAGAAACCTAGCTTTTCCGACATCTCccacaaatatttttgtgaaaacCATATATATTTGGTTTTTATCAACAACAACATATGGTAGTTGTAATATTGCAAAagatattaattctttttaactCCTGAACTCTCACTATTGTACAAATATTACATTACCATGTAATACAACATTCTTACCATATAATGCAACATTTTTATCTGTACACGTAAATGTATAGTTCATATTTCAATTACATATATAACAAAAGTCCTGATTgatttgttattgttgtgtcATTTAGCTTGTGCTTCTCGACGTCAACCGGTACTGTatcagttaataaaaaaatgttatttttacaattgtttaaataatcaaatataggTATAAAGAACAAATTAGTGAAGACAAAAGGTTATATCTAAAGAACTAAATCTTATATCAGTCTCTTTCTATAACGACTCGGGAAGGATTCAATTTAtccatgttaaaataaatcatcatTTTTGGCACATGAGTAAATTTAAGAAgcacatgattaaaataatttctcgttttttgtgcttaaatttttaatatgcGTGATTTTATTTATGAAGGTAATAATATAACAAGTTACATGTGATAGTTGGCTTAAATTGAATACTGTGGGTCGTCTTTGTTTAGTTCCATGTATCGGTAATTTTAGAGATAATAGGAGTGAATAATGAGTAGTTTTTCAACTATTTTAGgagtgtaaaattttatttatactatatttataataatcatttatacTTTAGAACATGTTTTTAaggaattttttaaatattttagtcgGAGAAtgattttactttaatttattatgtttattaaataaaaaagtgtttatatttttgtaaatatacgtagtttaaaaattttcatattcttttattcttttgtgAGAGAAATCAtgctaataaattaattaatttaacttttattcataAGAAATCATacaaatgatttatttttgtgtacTTATTTAGATagtttcataataaatataatttgtatatgttTAGTGAGGTGTAATTTTTATCATGTGTGTAGTGTGATCTCTACATTTTCtgttattttatctatttttttaataaatttttatgtggtgaaaaataattaataggtTTTGGTTTGTTAATATATCTAACATGTTAtagtttataataatatcaaaccttattaaaaatttaagtgtgATATGATATGCAGATAAAATAGTTGAGAcgatagaaaaaaaagttaaatgtttttatatatttaaaggatttaaTACTATCTAATATTATGATTCAAAGAtgaaaatcttaatatattttaatttcaaattaaaatttatattcctaGATCAAAATTTAAGAGAATTTACCGTAAGTGGAAGGATGTAATTAATGTTTCGAAATAAGAGTTTATAAATGGATGAAAATTTATCTACTTCGAAAACGAGGatatttaattaacttttaaaatgtgaGAATTGcaatatttatttgaagaaattatcaaaaactaaaaattatcttatattataatttaaaatgtgtattacaattataaaatagatattttttatatatgtaaggTTATTTTAATAGCACGTGTAtcgtaaaaatatatatcatttattataaatctaataattatttattttatataaagataaacatTTCTCTTTGTGCCTTATGTATGTTTCTTTCAAAATTGATCTATTGATATCTTTTTCAAAAGGTGATggaattaaattcatttaaaataaataaaatataaatgtaggaaattattttttattaagtacagCATAATTTTACACactatcataataaaataattttaagcatatttttaaagtaatgaTTATAAAGGAATGACAACAAGACCATATATGtgtaattttgattatattttgaaaaaaaatatgtgtatCATCCTTGTTCTTGTATCGGACGAGTAGTCGTAGCAGCACTCATATTTTAGTTTACAcgatttcaaatattaattaaatactttttataaacataaaaaactatattaataaaacatgatatttaaaatttcaaaataattacaatactttttatttaatttaatgttgttaaaaaatactTTGAAGATTTAGTGAATATTAAtcaagtttaattatttattctcgaagaaagaatgaaaaattatgtgtagcaaaagaaaaaaaatctttaaataaaacaaaattaaagaaaaaataaataatttttttaggctttttaataaattaaaaaattgcacTATTACTCGAAATTGATAACGAGATACTTTCacgtgaaaataaataaaaaacataaaaaaatcaacaaaaattactaaagatgtttgttaaaaataatataattcaataaattcatattatattttaaaaatacaatattattttaaaaatactcaataatttaagaatattttaataatttaaactgtAAAAAAATCAaggagaaatataaaaataaaacaaatatctaaatattttattgtcctgcaaaatgttaaaatttgaatatcatTAATATTCACTAGCGAACACACAAGCGCTATCGCGCCTCTATacgattttttaaatataaataatcatatgtTAGTAGGTGATAATGATACAATgtaattaagttaatatataaaatatatttatatttattaaaaataaagtgaaatgaatagagaaattaattgttgatgaataaaaagaaagataaacaattttataaaaaatatgtaaaaataaccattaatttaaaaaaagttaaataaataattatattaaaaatgatagaattgatattatgaaatatgaacacaaaataagaaatcctctttatatattgttatagatatcaATATCCATATCgtactaatttaataaaaaaatcatctataaaagttatcatatatatatatatataatagaatatatttatttgacatATATGTAATACTTTATAATTTCATCATAAAACTAAAACTTATGGTCATTACACGGTAATTGTACTCTATTTCAAATACATGGGGCTGAACTCACTTTTCTTAATCGTTGCTATGTACTTTTTATAAAGTGTGTAATAAGCCACCCATCGTATCAATGGAAGACTATTTGAAGTAGTTTTtctaagttttaaatttaaactttagtatcgatattataaattaaagtatttgGACCATCTAACAAATTAGTTATGGATGGAAACAAATTTATTCTTCTGTAGTTTTACTCTCTCAATTATTGACCTCCTCACATATGGATTGCTCTTAACAACTGCAAGACCATTGAATTTTTGGGTTAGAGAAGACCAATTGAAAGTGGAAATTAGTTAGGTGGGCTTAAATAGGTTTGTTAGATAAAACAGGAAAGCAAAACAGTAAAAAATGAACacgttttattaatttttatttattttcctgaacaaaaacatttttaactttattttgttttttattcactttctcttactattttaattttcaccTTCTTTTCATGAAATCAATTAGTTGTACTTCCAATTTCGATCCTATAATTCATagaatttgtaattttgatcTCCAAATCtgtttttcatagtttttagtctctaaattaattagttaattgtACTTATATTATCTCAATTTCTTAGATGTTAATTAATTCTGACGAGGCTATGGACGaatgaattataatatattttttttaatttaattatgtgtgAAGGTTTTATATGATGTGTTCTTTTGTGAAGGATGAAGGATGAATTTAAGAACGAGTGTATCGgtgaatttgaatgaatttaaaaattaattttatgttatttcttttaaatgatttgaaAGTGAAAATGGATGAATGGAATGAAGTTTATAAATGATTTGactattgttatagataaaaaaaaatagataacaaaaaaatattaatagacaTCAAATACTTTATATGACACTTTCTATTTAACACAAAATCTATAACACTATTTATTGAATTCAAATAttgttcaatatattttaatgcaTACGCAACCATGCGTAACATTACCTGTGCAACTAATATTATGCACAATTATAATTTTCGGTATAAGtgtgtaattatattaaaatcatcaACTACAACTTCAGCTTCAAAATATAACATATCTAATTCTTTTTCCATTTAAATTACCTTAAACAAATACAAAcattattacataaaaaaaataaagacgaTGCTACATTCGTTTATAATTTATATGCAGTTACCCTTagtcataaatataattatccTTGGCCAcgaatacaattttttataccataaaaaaattatttcaattcctTAACAAAGTCAttcaaaatttccaaaaactaCACTACAAATTTAGAACAACTATTtccaataatttcaaattttgtctCACTCATGCAACTCAATAATGTacataaaatatacaatttcattgaaaaatcaaaatttaattactatCCATTACTAATAcacaattttaacaaattatataatggTTCGATTTGTAACGtcctatttaatttataaacgcaatTAAAGGAAATGCCACATATatgcagtcctggggttctcaacatcacccctacaaaactgggcacaccacgatgccaacaaaaacAGGATAACtgtttaactaaaagtttacaatctaataaccacgaatacaggggcatagccctaaagaaagcaTGAAGGAAGGAAGTATAAGATCCATCCCAGCTGACTAAGTAGCGGAatcgccattcccttgttgaccacgagaacctcgcccatctgctcccatcaatcaaattgatgatcatcgcaaggaagaacagccacatacaacacaaccatgcaacgaaacgggtaagctagagccaacaacataatcatcatacagtcaaatgtattttcatcatctcatatccatataacaaccaagcatgttatgactcttcattcaatacactacgactcgactcgactcatccggatatgtataacttggtcggattcagcgaatgcttgcacttgtggtggatatctctgctcgaccctgagctgctcgatcctgagccatgtgttacaagtgttacgatgaatcaaatctccctcaccacaaggttagcccttactggatttcaggcctcctgctactctcaccacaggggtcagtccgctctaggtgagactaattggctcctcagagtgtcaggatgcaaccttacattgaatccttacctagttatacagatggggcaccaccatggacacccactaacaggggccatggaattacgtcccgaccactgaagcgtagcccggaggtctcacctagagaccccaaggaattacacgctgacacggaccaacatttaTAGAACAACAGTAGGAGAACAGCAAAATCATGTTTACAATTCCATACCCATCCATGAGAtttattcctcatacgcatcacattttgaatccatacaTCAGATCATCACCAtcccatgagtctagggtctcatatcatgtcaataccatgttcctttagtttCAAACCACACATGCATctcacatgccaagttcccacaacactcatcattcatcatttatgaatcatgtcacgCATACATAGCAATCCATCATATATATAGGCACACACACCTCGACATACAAGCATACCCGAGCAATTTCCACTCACACCATCACATAGTAGTACAATAGAATACACTTCAGCCACCAAAAGACATAAAAACCCCAAACTAATCGCATCCTCGCTCAGACCGTCGCTCAGGCTGAggagtctcgcccaggcgagagtctctcgctcaggcgagtcctatccgcctaggcgagagttcgCGAATTTGGAACAGGGGCCTCCacacgttctcgcttaggcgagacgctCGCTTGCTCGAAATTGAGcgagtcgcctaggcgaccatcTGTGTGAGAAGGCCAAGGCGAGCCTCTGCtcgcctcgcctgggcgagacgtgctcgcctgggcgagtttaACAGTCCTCGATATTGCCATGCCTGTAAAAGACGTATTTTGCACAAACCAACAACACACCAACCATTTTAAGCGATCTCCACAACATACAGGTCAAGAATCATAAGGTGTACCGCAAAACAGTTTATAACCACAGCCATAGTGAggttctagcttcccgtacctggacaAGCTAGCTGAAACCTCGACACCCTAAACTGTGGAGGACGAACAACTTTTAGGAATGGACTCGAAGCTGGAAAACGAAGTGAGAATGGGTCAGTTTAGAACCCTAACAACAACTTACGAAAAACAGACCAAGGAAAGGAAACTACGAGTCCGAGAGCACTTACGTGAGCTAAGAACGGCCAAACGGAAGGTGGACTGTCAACACGGTGGAACCCTAACGGAGAGAGTGCGACTGCGGCTCTAAGCACCAAGGTAGGTGAAATCTGAAAAGTGGGGAACTAGGTCAGACTCGGGTGGCTTTAtcttttgggccagccctaaggCCCAATAGCTAAAGGGCAGCCCTTAAAGCTTTAGGACATGAAAAGTAAGGTGGattttcatgggtcttacacgatttacattaaaaaaaacacaataaaataaaaaaaaaacatgtataataataaggaataaaaatattttaaaaatagtgatacaatataaaattataaaagtaattgtAGCTATTTCTCATAAACTAATGATAAACTAATGATGAATGAAACTTAAAGTGTTTCTAACAAtgcatattcatttttttttcacattttaaataGTATGGCATTcacattatttttctaaaatatataattcaattttttgtttagaaaattttcatttttttttaatttcatcatttttaaatttgtttggtcaatatgttattttttatttttaagtattaaataaaaaagaaattatcatttaatctataacaatatagaaagaaaataccctattttgtgtccatatttcgtTATTCCAaatttacccttaattattattttaaaaattaattattttataaatagtttactttTAACTATCTGAAAATTTCTTTTGCCTTCAacaattgttttaaaaacttcgtacatattttatttttctaattttacatttaaaaactatttttaaaattcattatatattctttattgaacGGAATTGAACTGAACTAAATCAAATTGAACCGAATCGAATTGAATCGAATCGAATAAAGAccgaaccaaaccaaaccatgTCCAACCAAACTGGATTGAACCGAACCAGACTGGACCGAATCGAACCGCACTGAACCGAACCGGACTAGATCAAACTGAACCGAACCAAATCGTATCGGACCGAACCGAACCGAACTGAACCGAACTAAACCACATTGAACTGAACCTAATTGCActgaaccaaaccaaaccagaTCGATTCGAACAGAACCTAATCAAACcgaaccaaattgaaactaactGAATTGAACCGaattgaactgaactgaacATAAACACTCTTTACTTTTGCTGAATTTTTAAACCCTTtcaaaaaaataggaaaaaatttaaggaaaaactttacactttcataattaattaatataaagcaAAATGAGAGTCGCTTTGTAATGTACGTAAAAAATGTCACACCCAAAAGTTTTTCAGGACCAACACCACAATCGTAGGTCCTtcttaaataattgaaacataatgcttatcccaaattaaatatagcaaatgtataaaaaataacataaacaaactatatactttcaataaaaacaacACTCAAAGGACAAACTTAGATTGGTTTGTATTCACCTTTCatgaaaataactattttgtcaGAGTGAATAACATAGAGTTCTGAAATTGGTAAAAgcctaaatatttaagaaaaatattataagatgatgaaacaaaattattatttttttctttcacatttaatttttattataaatagtttatttttttttgttactttaatataatacaaataatcatagttaagtttagttagacaaatttttttcatctataacaatatataaatagataccctcttttgtgtctatatttcattatttcaattttacctttaattgttattttaaaaattaattattttataaatagtataCTTCTAAACGTTAGCCTATAAACCTCTTTTGTCTTTAAcagttgttttaaaaaaatttcatatgtacgtattttatttttttaattttacat encodes:
- the LOC114173158 gene encoding mitogen-activated protein kinase kinase kinase 17-like translates to MNWVRGDSLGSGTFATVNIAVPANCSTRFPSPAAVKSSDSLNAGSLEHEKEILDRLGSSPYIINCFGHDRTVENGEEFYNVFLEHAAGGSLADQVKKHGGSLPEPLVRRCARSIVEGLKHIHHHGFVHCDVKLQNVLVFDNGEVKIADFGLAKEKGEKQGKCEFRGTPLFMSPESVNDNEYEPPADIWALGCAVVEMVTGKPAWDVSNGSSIWSLLIRIGMGEELPKIPEELSQEGKDFLEKCFVKDPKNRWSAEMLLKHPFIKVDSFSFEKVHEPLPSPAPSPRTHFDFPDWTSTATASLPSSVDSDERPGWSCSPESRLRRLVTDKRPENWSESDGWISVR